A window of the Lolium perenne isolate Kyuss_39 chromosome 7, Kyuss_2.0, whole genome shotgun sequence genome harbors these coding sequences:
- the LOC127318674 gene encoding uncharacterized protein isoform X2 → MVGGEQEQRLVQESAVPVISSGGDPSCPAVRLAHFLHPRAGGAHRPALPSPPRDTGPVLGDGLQVEFKGWAEPPILWKRWVDKLRPRYELQWRTVGILDAILATTYRVRRDDGAMLQLAAIWSAETNTFLFPWGEATVTLEDVSVLGGLPLLGRAVRAPLEGVPRGDVEALQAVRRALYKRKGQKPDHPSWVRRFLEPPPPPREGAAAAAHDNEAAELLEHGAFLAMWLSLFVLPEPPFDLIRTEVLPIAARLARGGCVALAPAVLASIYIDLSMLNHYINLDERHQPFVGWAPLHILQLWVFARFPELRPEMATTLDPLARHQPWAARWHEVRKEIDPMYLHAVFLSPSEFEWRPYGSSSFAPPREKACSWVYGRDIARSKQLQSFAQCLRACELVGMRCIEQYNPHRVARQLGFDQDVPGSVARADSNWETAWGTYMMEPKNFAFIVPQYMLAVTIEYAKWWEPYSLAYATAVANSVKLKESRALVSPRGENMDVLRDDNASKEKAPPDLVIKQNSSSEHGEVSHHHLVKGAVSTTSSQATGLAHLQSSLEDIMVVSDGESDELVGMEHEVGATQIEGNEKANKDASASKKQSGPLLEDCPVVNRKSSGNNKMSSSNLIDANPKLPRRIISTNTLYYLKPFGRVKDAHDRDAAGTNTNQGAYLPRREVGTREMIEEASAAREAEKVVLQKTIDSLQEEIAEAQARLRDSNP, encoded by the exons ATGGTCGGCGGCGAGCAGGAGCAGCGTCTTGTCCAAGAGTCCGCTGTCCCCGTCATCTCCAGCGGCGGCGACCCGTCATGTCCCGCCGTTCGATTGGCCCACTTCCTCCACCCCCGCGCGGGCGGCGCCCATCGCCCCGCTCTACCTTCTCCGCCCCGCGACACCGGCCCTGTTCTTGGCGACGGGCTCCAGGTCGAATTCAAGGGCTGGGCAGAACCCCCTATCCTGTGGAAGCGGTGGGTGGACAAGCTCCGCCCGCGGTACGAGCTCCAGTGGCGGACGGTTGGGATCTTGGATGCCATCCTCGCCACCACCTACCGGGTGCGCCGCGACGATGGCGCCATGCTCCAGCTCGCCGCGATCTGGTCCGCCGAGACCAACACGTTCCTATTCCCGTGGGGCGAGGCGACGGTGACGCTGGAGGACGTCTCCGTGCTCGGGGGGCTGCCCTTGCTCGGCAGGGCTGTCCGGGCGCCGCTCGAGGGCGTGCCTCGCGGGGATGTGGAGGCGCTCCAGGCCGTCCGCCGCGCGCTCTACAAGCGCAAGGGCCAGAAACCCGACCACCCCTCGTGGGTGAGGCGTTTCCTTGAGCCCCCGCCTCCGCCTCGAGagggggccgccgccgccgcccacgacaATGAAGCGGCCGAGCTGCTCGAGCACGGGGCATTCCTCGCCATGTGGCTGTCCCTCTTCGTGCTGCCGGAGCCGCCCTTCGACTTGATCCGGACGGAGGTGCTCCCTATCGCTGCGCGGCTGGCTCGCGGCGGGTGCGTGGCGCTCGCGCCGGCTGTTCTCGCCAGCATCTACATTGACCTCTCCATGCTGAACCACTACATCAATTTGGACGAGAGACACCAGCCGTTCGTGGGGTGGGCGCCGCTACACATCCTCCAGCTCTGGGTCTTTGCTAGGTTTCCCGAGCTTCGCCCTGAGATGGCGACCACCCTAGATCCCCTTGCTCGTCACCAGCCTTGGGCTGCCCGGTGGCATGAAGTTCGAAAGGAAATTGACCCCATGTATCTTCACGCAGTGTTCCTGTCACCAAGCGAGTTCGAGTGGAGGCCGTATGGAAGTAGCAGCTTTGCTCCGCCTCGGGAGAAGGCTTGCTCTTGGGTTTATGGCCGGGACATAGCAAGAAGTAAACAGCTGCAATCCTTTGCACAGTGTCTGCGTGCTTGCGAGCTTGTAGGCATGCGCTGCATTGAGCAGTACAATCCTCATCGTGTTGCAAGGCAGCTTGGCTTCGATCAGGACGTGCCTGGGTCTGTTGCCCGTGCTGACTCAAATTGGGAGACTGCTTGGGGAACATATATGATGGAGCCTAAAAATTTCGCGTTCATCGTTCCGCAGTACATGCTGGCTGTGACGATTGAGTACGCAAAATGGTGGGAGCCTTACTCGTTGGCATATGCTACTGCTGTTGCTAACTCTGTAAAGTTGAAAGAGTCCCGTGCTTTGGTTAGTCCAAGGGGAGAAAATATGGATGTTCTTCGTGATGATAATGCTAGTAAAGAGAAAGCACCTCCTGACCTCGTCATTAAACAGAATAGCAGCTCAGAACATGGTGAAGTATCCCACCATCACCTTGTCAAGGGAGCAGTAAGCACAACCAGCAGCCAAGCCACTGGATTAGCCCATCTGCAGTCAAGTCTTGAAGACATCATGGTGGTCAGTGATGGTGAGTCCGATGAATTAGTGGGCATGGAACATGAGGTGGGTGCAACGCAGATTGAAGGTAATGAAAAAGCAAATAAAGATGCATCAGCCTCAAAGAAACAATCGGGGCCCCTTTTGGAAGATTGTCCAGTGGTCAATAGGAAGAGCTCAG GAAACAATAAGATGTCTTCTAGCAATCTGATCGATGCAAATCCTAAACTGCCCAGGAGAATAATTTCAACTAATACACTTTACTACCTCAAACCATTTGGGCGGGTGAAAGACGCACATGATAGAGATGCAGCTGGAACGAATACGAACCAAGGAGCTTACCTGCCAAGACGGGAAGTTGGGACAAGGGAAATGATTGAAGAGGCATCTGCTGCTCGAGAAGCCGAAAAGGTTGTGCTGCAAAAAACAATCGATTCTCTGCAGGAAGAGATTGCAGAAGCACAAGCGCGGTTGAGGGATAGCAACCCCTAA
- the LOC127318674 gene encoding uncharacterized protein isoform X1, whose amino-acid sequence MVGGEQEQRLVQESAVPVISSGGDPSCPAVRLAHFLHPRAGGAHRPALPSPPRDTGPVLGDGLQVEFKGWAEPPILWKRWVDKLRPRYELQWRTVGILDAILATTYRVRRDDGAMLQLAAIWSAETNTFLFPWGEATVTLEDVSVLGGLPLLGRAVRAPLEGVPRGDVEALQAVRRALYKRKGQKPDHPSWVRRFLEPPPPPREGAAAAAHDNEAAELLEHGAFLAMWLSLFVLPEPPFDLIRTEVLPIAARLARGGCVALAPAVLASIYIDLSMLNHYINLDERHQPFVGWAPLHILQLWVFARFPELRPEMATTLDPLARHQPWAARWHEVRKEIDPMYLHAVFLSPSEFEWRPYGSSSFAPPREKACSWVYGRDIARSKQLQSFAQCLRACELVGMRCIEQYNPHRVARQLGFDQDVPGSVARADSNWETAWGTYMMEPKNFAFIVPQYMLAVTIEYAKWWEPYSLAYATAVANSVKLKESRALVSPRGENMDVLRDDNASKEKAPPDLVIKQNSSSEHGEVSHHHLVKGAVSTTSSQATGLAHLQSSLEDIMVVSDGESDELVGMEHEVGATQIEGNEKANKDASASKKQSGPLLEDCPVVNRKSSGKNKMSSSNPVDANLELPKGALSTTSGKSTGSATVAHVQSSLENIVVISDDESHELVGKEHEVGAAPIEGNEKANKDASASNKQSGPLLEDCESAGNNKMSSSNLIDANPKLPRRIISTNTLYYLKPFGRVKDAHDRDAAGTNTNQGAYLPRREVGTREMIEEASAAREAEKVVLQKTIDSLQEEIAEAQARLRDSNP is encoded by the exons ATGGTCGGCGGCGAGCAGGAGCAGCGTCTTGTCCAAGAGTCCGCTGTCCCCGTCATCTCCAGCGGCGGCGACCCGTCATGTCCCGCCGTTCGATTGGCCCACTTCCTCCACCCCCGCGCGGGCGGCGCCCATCGCCCCGCTCTACCTTCTCCGCCCCGCGACACCGGCCCTGTTCTTGGCGACGGGCTCCAGGTCGAATTCAAGGGCTGGGCAGAACCCCCTATCCTGTGGAAGCGGTGGGTGGACAAGCTCCGCCCGCGGTACGAGCTCCAGTGGCGGACGGTTGGGATCTTGGATGCCATCCTCGCCACCACCTACCGGGTGCGCCGCGACGATGGCGCCATGCTCCAGCTCGCCGCGATCTGGTCCGCCGAGACCAACACGTTCCTATTCCCGTGGGGCGAGGCGACGGTGACGCTGGAGGACGTCTCCGTGCTCGGGGGGCTGCCCTTGCTCGGCAGGGCTGTCCGGGCGCCGCTCGAGGGCGTGCCTCGCGGGGATGTGGAGGCGCTCCAGGCCGTCCGCCGCGCGCTCTACAAGCGCAAGGGCCAGAAACCCGACCACCCCTCGTGGGTGAGGCGTTTCCTTGAGCCCCCGCCTCCGCCTCGAGagggggccgccgccgccgcccacgacaATGAAGCGGCCGAGCTGCTCGAGCACGGGGCATTCCTCGCCATGTGGCTGTCCCTCTTCGTGCTGCCGGAGCCGCCCTTCGACTTGATCCGGACGGAGGTGCTCCCTATCGCTGCGCGGCTGGCTCGCGGCGGGTGCGTGGCGCTCGCGCCGGCTGTTCTCGCCAGCATCTACATTGACCTCTCCATGCTGAACCACTACATCAATTTGGACGAGAGACACCAGCCGTTCGTGGGGTGGGCGCCGCTACACATCCTCCAGCTCTGGGTCTTTGCTAGGTTTCCCGAGCTTCGCCCTGAGATGGCGACCACCCTAGATCCCCTTGCTCGTCACCAGCCTTGGGCTGCCCGGTGGCATGAAGTTCGAAAGGAAATTGACCCCATGTATCTTCACGCAGTGTTCCTGTCACCAAGCGAGTTCGAGTGGAGGCCGTATGGAAGTAGCAGCTTTGCTCCGCCTCGGGAGAAGGCTTGCTCTTGGGTTTATGGCCGGGACATAGCAAGAAGTAAACAGCTGCAATCCTTTGCACAGTGTCTGCGTGCTTGCGAGCTTGTAGGCATGCGCTGCATTGAGCAGTACAATCCTCATCGTGTTGCAAGGCAGCTTGGCTTCGATCAGGACGTGCCTGGGTCTGTTGCCCGTGCTGACTCAAATTGGGAGACTGCTTGGGGAACATATATGATGGAGCCTAAAAATTTCGCGTTCATCGTTCCGCAGTACATGCTGGCTGTGACGATTGAGTACGCAAAATGGTGGGAGCCTTACTCGTTGGCATATGCTACTGCTGTTGCTAACTCTGTAAAGTTGAAAGAGTCCCGTGCTTTGGTTAGTCCAAGGGGAGAAAATATGGATGTTCTTCGTGATGATAATGCTAGTAAAGAGAAAGCACCTCCTGACCTCGTCATTAAACAGAATAGCAGCTCAGAACATGGTGAAGTATCCCACCATCACCTTGTCAAGGGAGCAGTAAGCACAACCAGCAGCCAAGCCACTGGATTAGCCCATCTGCAGTCAAGTCTTGAAGACATCATGGTGGTCAGTGATGGTGAGTCCGATGAATTAGTGGGCATGGAACATGAGGTGGGTGCAACGCAGATTGAAGGTAATGAAAAAGCAAATAAAGATGCATCAGCCTCAAAGAAACAATCGGGGCCCCTTTTGGAAGATTGTCCAGTGGTCAATAGGAAGAGCTCAG ggaaaaataagatgtcttCTAGCAATCCGGTTGATGCAAATCTTGAACTGCCCAAGGGAGCACTAAGCACAACCAGCGGCAAATCCACTGGGTCTGCAACTGTGGCCCATGTGCAGTCAAGTCTTGAAAACATCGTGGTGATCAGTGATGATGAGTCCCATGAATTAGTGGGCAAGGAACATGAGGTGGGTGCAGCGCCGATTGAAGGTAATGAAAAAGCAAACAAAGATGCATCAGCCTCAAATAAACAATCAGGGCCCCTGTTGGAAGATTGCGAAAGCGCAG GAAACAATAAGATGTCTTCTAGCAATCTGATCGATGCAAATCCTAAACTGCCCAGGAGAATAATTTCAACTAATACACTTTACTACCTCAAACCATTTGGGCGGGTGAAAGACGCACATGATAGAGATGCAGCTGGAACGAATACGAACCAAGGAGCTTACCTGCCAAGACGGGAAGTTGGGACAAGGGAAATGATTGAAGAGGCATCTGCTGCTCGAGAAGCCGAAAAGGTTGTGCTGCAAAAAACAATCGATTCTCTGCAGGAAGAGATTGCAGAAGCACAAGCGCGGTTGAGGGATAGCAACCCCTAA